A genomic stretch from Pararhizobium sp. IMCC21322 includes:
- the frr gene encoding ribosome recycling factor, with amino-acid sequence MDDEAPIDFDDVTRRMDRAIAALSSDLGGLRTGRASASLLDPIHVEAYGSRMPLNQVATVSVPEARMISVQVWDGSMSRAVEKAIRESELGLNPVVEGNLFRIPIPELNEERRQEMVKVAHKYAERTKVSVRHVRRDVMDQLKKIEKSGDISQDDARVFSDQVQKMTDEAIKNIDETLSGKEAEIMQV; translated from the coding sequence ATGGATGATGAAGCACCTATCGATTTCGATGATGTGACACGTCGAATGGATAGAGCGATTGCGGCACTGTCATCCGATTTGGGTGGCCTGCGGACCGGAAGGGCTTCAGCCAGCTTGTTGGATCCAATTCATGTTGAAGCATATGGGTCGCGTATGCCGCTCAATCAGGTGGCAACAGTGTCCGTACCGGAAGCGCGGATGATCAGCGTGCAGGTCTGGGACGGAAGCATGTCGCGAGCCGTTGAAAAAGCCATTCGCGAATCTGAACTTGGCCTCAATCCTGTGGTTGAAGGAAATCTGTTCCGCATTCCAATCCCCGAATTGAACGAAGAGCGCCGCCAGGAAATGGTAAAAGTGGCTCATAAATATGCTGAGCGGACGAAAGTTTCTGTGCGCCATGTTCGCCGCGATGTCATGGACCAACTGAAAAAGATCGAAAAATCAGGTGACATCAGTCAGGATGACGCCAGGGTATTTTCAGATCAGGTTCAGAAAATGACCGATGAGGCCATTAAAAACATTGACGAGACGTTGAGTGGAAAAGAAGCGGAGATCATGCAGGTATAA
- a CDS encoding isoprenyl transferase: MHDAMSSSLTQTDEERRILPRHVAFIMDGNGRWAQQRGLPRIAGHRAGVESLRKTIGHALKLKLEYLTLFSFSSENWSRPASEVDAIMGLLRRFVRSDLAELNAKNVRIKIIGSRDNLPADILNYLIEAENTTEANTGMTLIVAFNYGARDEICRATQTIAHKVANGELSPDEIDEALLGSELDTAGLPDPDLLIRTSGESRLSNFLLWQSAYTEFVFLDVFWPDFAEGDFDQALEHFAKRDRRYGNVCSTQSVV, encoded by the coding sequence ATGCATGATGCGATGTCCTCTTCGCTGACACAAACGGATGAAGAGCGGCGAATCCTGCCGCGTCATGTCGCATTCATTATGGACGGCAATGGCCGCTGGGCGCAGCAACGGGGTTTGCCCCGCATCGCTGGCCATCGGGCCGGTGTGGAATCCTTGCGTAAGACAATTGGCCACGCCCTGAAACTCAAACTGGAATACCTGACACTGTTCAGCTTCAGCTCGGAGAACTGGTCGCGGCCAGCCAGCGAAGTTGACGCGATCATGGGGCTTCTGCGTCGGTTCGTCAGAAGCGATCTGGCGGAACTGAATGCAAAGAATGTGCGCATCAAAATCATCGGTTCCAGAGACAATTTGCCCGCCGACATTTTGAATTATCTGATTGAGGCTGAAAATACCACAGAAGCAAATACAGGCATGACGCTCATTGTCGCCTTTAATTATGGCGCTCGGGATGAAATCTGCCGCGCGACTCAAACAATTGCGCATAAAGTGGCCAACGGTGAGTTGAGCCCGGACGAAATTGATGAGGCATTGCTGGGCAGTGAACTTGACACAGCGGGCTTGCCGGACCCGGATCTGCTGATACGCACATCAGGTGAAAGTCGGTTGAGCAACTTTCTGTTGTGGCAAAGTGCGTATACTGAATTTGTGTTTCTGGATGTTTTCTGGCCGGATTTTGCGGAAGGTGATTTTGATCAGGCGCTGGAACATTTTGCCAAGCGAGATCGTCGCTATGGCAATGTCTGTTCCACCCAAAGTGTGGTTTAA
- a CDS encoding phosphatidate cytidylyltransferase, with protein MTSQQSSQKSFFNSNLFTRICSALVLAPIVIAAEWWGGWPFLAVVLIISLAVCFEWLRIISPQMRSVPIALVLVLMLASLYFVATESMVTAFWPIFLLFCGMMIAGYALGQKFWLGAGFAYAFLLGAALLLIRNDPELGMEAIALIVAVVWATDIFAYVVGRTFGGPKLWPAISPGKTWSGAIGGLCAGMLASVAFIGLLDNVSLIRLVVTGLLLSIASQCGDLFESWIKRRFKVKDSSHLIPGHGGVMDRVDGLVFAVIFAVFLAWVFDGSLDRPAQALFFGSA; from the coding sequence ATGACAAGTCAGCAGTCGTCGCAGAAAAGCTTCTTCAACAGCAATCTCTTTACCCGAATTTGTTCCGCACTCGTGTTGGCTCCAATCGTTATCGCGGCTGAGTGGTGGGGCGGGTGGCCGTTTCTGGCTGTGGTTCTGATTATTTCACTGGCTGTCTGCTTTGAGTGGCTTCGAATTATCTCACCTCAGATGCGTTCAGTACCCATAGCGCTGGTTCTGGTCCTCATGCTCGCCAGTCTCTATTTTGTCGCAACCGAATCGATGGTGACGGCGTTCTGGCCAATATTCCTTTTATTTTGTGGCATGATGATCGCGGGTTACGCATTGGGCCAGAAATTCTGGCTGGGAGCAGGTTTCGCATATGCGTTTCTACTTGGCGCAGCGCTGCTGCTTATTCGCAATGACCCCGAACTTGGTATGGAGGCGATTGCCTTGATCGTTGCCGTGGTGTGGGCAACTGATATTTTCGCCTATGTGGTTGGCCGTACATTTGGTGGCCCCAAGCTTTGGCCCGCGATATCACCGGGAAAGACCTGGTCGGGCGCAATTGGCGGCTTGTGCGCGGGCATGCTGGCCAGTGTTGCTTTCATTGGTCTGCTCGACAATGTTTCTTTGATACGCCTCGTTGTAACGGGTCTGCTGCTCTCCATTGCCTCCCAATGCGGGGATTTGTTTGAAAGCTGGATCAAAAGACGTTTCAAGGTGAAGGACTCAAGTCATCTTATCCCGGGGCATGGCGGTGTGATGGATCGTGTGGACGGGCTTGTGTTTGCCGTCATTTTTGCCGTTTTTCTGGCTTGGGTGTTCGACGGCAGTCTGGACAGACCGGCCCAGGCTTTGTTCTTTGGCTCAGCATAA
- the dxr gene encoding 1-deoxy-D-xylulose-5-phosphate reductoisomerase has protein sequence MTGSETPKTITLLGATGSVGDSVLSVIASQPARFKLHAVVARNSATKLARIAISAGAKSAVLAEEGELSSLRDALAGTGIQCAAGPEAVEAVATEPVDLVVAAIVGAAGIRPTWAALKAGNQIALANKECMVSAGNLFMSEARRQNKPILPVDSEHNAIWQVFDEDNKTAIEAVTITASGGPFRTWSQKQIASATPQQALNHPIWEMGSKITIDSASLMNKGLELIEAKHLFGLEVEQLRVLVHPQSIIHGLVHYSDGSVLAQLGCADMRVPVSYCLNWPSRGKSPASKLDFSTIATLTFEPPDLERFPCLQLAYEAMSAGGAATCALNAANEIAVAAFLDEKIPFGGIAHIVDTVLQQTVKETGSTEFENIDQAIESDRIARGRASKYLQQKQW, from the coding sequence ATGACCGGCAGCGAAACACCGAAAACAATCACGCTGTTGGGTGCGACAGGATCTGTGGGCGATAGTGTACTAAGCGTCATCGCTTCCCAGCCCGCCCGATTCAAGCTGCATGCCGTTGTGGCCAGAAATTCTGCCACCAAACTGGCAAGAATTGCGATTTCGGCAGGCGCAAAATCTGCGGTACTGGCGGAAGAGGGCGAATTGTCATCCCTGCGCGATGCTTTGGCCGGTACAGGCATTCAATGCGCCGCAGGACCAGAAGCGGTTGAAGCAGTGGCAACTGAGCCGGTAGATCTGGTGGTGGCAGCAATTGTGGGCGCCGCAGGCATTCGTCCCACATGGGCAGCCCTGAAAGCCGGGAACCAGATTGCGCTGGCAAATAAGGAATGCATGGTGTCTGCCGGAAACCTGTTCATGAGCGAGGCGCGCCGACAGAACAAACCGATATTGCCTGTGGACTCTGAGCACAATGCCATTTGGCAGGTGTTTGACGAAGACAACAAAACCGCAATTGAAGCGGTCACCATAACTGCATCGGGTGGGCCGTTTCGAACCTGGTCACAAAAGCAGATTGCCTCTGCCACGCCACAGCAGGCTCTGAATCACCCCATTTGGGAAATGGGGTCCAAGATCACAATCGACTCAGCCTCCCTTATGAACAAGGGACTGGAACTGATTGAAGCCAAGCATTTATTTGGCCTGGAGGTGGAGCAATTGCGTGTGCTCGTTCATCCACAATCAATCATCCACGGACTGGTTCACTACAGTGATGGCTCCGTTTTGGCCCAATTGGGATGTGCTGATATGCGCGTGCCAGTCAGCTACTGCCTGAACTGGCCGAGCCGGGGAAAGTCTCCAGCGTCAAAACTGGACTTTTCTACAATTGCTACTTTGACATTTGAACCACCGGATCTGGAGCGATTTCCCTGCCTCCAACTGGCCTATGAGGCCATGTCGGCTGGTGGTGCAGCGACATGCGCGCTGAACGCAGCTAACGAAATTGCAGTTGCAGCCTTTCTCGATGAAAAAATTCCGTTTGGCGGGATTGCGCATATTGTTGACACGGTTTTGCAACAAACAGTCAAAGAGACCGGCTCGACGGAATTTGAGAATATAGATCAGGCAATTGAGAGTGATCGCATTGCGCGGGGCCGCGCGAGCAAATATCTTCAGCAGAAGCAGTGGTAG